The proteins below are encoded in one region of Amycolatopsis magusensis:
- a CDS encoding metal-dependent hydrolase: MTDRQDEQLVLRARDVRFDWSTLPMHWIPAEPQATHTINVLHLLLPEGERWFVELFKQAVPMIRDERLRQDVLGFIGQEAMHAEAHSGVLDHFEAHGLDPRPYTRQMEWVFRRLLGDRELSGKAHEEWIVERVAMVAAIEHYTAFLGQWILDSVPLDHAGADPTMLDLLRWHGAEEVEHRAVAYDLYQHLDGRYLRRARTMALVTPVLAWLWVRGTRFLMAADPTLSEKATWRAFRSAARRGLVPSGRGLMREVRPYFRRSYHPSETGNTEQAVAYLAGSPAALAAE, translated from the coding sequence ATGACCGACCGGCAGGACGAGCAACTGGTCCTGCGTGCCCGCGACGTCCGGTTCGACTGGTCCACGCTGCCGATGCACTGGATCCCGGCGGAACCGCAGGCCACGCACACGATCAACGTGCTGCACCTGCTGCTGCCCGAGGGCGAGCGCTGGTTCGTCGAGCTGTTCAAGCAGGCCGTGCCGATGATCCGCGACGAGCGGCTGCGCCAGGACGTGCTCGGCTTCATCGGCCAGGAAGCCATGCACGCCGAGGCGCACAGCGGGGTGCTCGACCACTTCGAGGCACACGGGCTCGACCCGCGGCCGTACACCCGCCAGATGGAGTGGGTGTTCCGCCGCCTGCTCGGCGATCGCGAACTGTCGGGCAAGGCGCACGAGGAATGGATCGTGGAGCGGGTCGCGATGGTCGCCGCGATCGAGCACTACACCGCGTTCCTCGGCCAGTGGATCCTCGACTCCGTGCCGCTGGACCACGCCGGCGCCGACCCGACCATGCTGGACCTGCTGCGCTGGCACGGTGCCGAAGAGGTCGAACACCGGGCCGTCGCCTACGACCTCTACCAGCACCTCGACGGCCGGTACCTGCGGCGGGCGCGGACGATGGCGCTGGTCACGCCGGTGCTGGCGTGGCTGTGGGTGCGCGGGACCCGGTTCCTGATGGCCGCCGACCCCACGCTGTCGGAGAAGGCGACCTGGCGCGCGTTCCGCAGCGCGGCCCGGCGTGGGCTCGTGCCGAGTGGACGCGGACTGATGCGCGAAGTCCGGCCGTACTTCCGGCGTTCGTACCACCCGTCCGAGACGGGGAACACCGAGCAGGCAGTGGCTTACCTCGCCGGTTCCCCGGCGGCGCTGGCGGCCGAGTGA
- a CDS encoding PDR/VanB family oxidoreductase has product MTQPRFPPHLHGRARADRLLSTLSGVAVVYTRLSGLSGRRRPPVATVDRDLPMVVDEVKVVADGVKSLRLCRIDGAPLPSWRPGAHLDLVLPSGRVRQYSLCGFPEDPHSYRIAVRRIENGNGGSREIHEAIDSGTRLTARGPRNAFPFVSGDSYQFIAGGIGITPILPMVRAAAKAGVDWRLVYTGRDRASMPFLDELSTLDVSRVWIRPDTEYGIPASGAELLEQTPAGAHVYCCGPIPMITSVRTDLPASRARTVHFERFAEPPIVDGKPFRIELRRTGTTVDVPADRSALEAIRAVRPDVAYSCRQGFCGTCRVRVLNGPDPDMLICVGRGTGTIALDL; this is encoded by the coding sequence GTGACCCAGCCGAGGTTCCCGCCGCACCTGCACGGCCGGGCCCGCGCGGACCGGCTGCTGTCCACGCTGAGCGGGGTCGCGGTGGTGTACACGCGGCTCAGCGGCCTGAGCGGACGGCGTCGGCCGCCGGTCGCCACCGTCGACCGCGACCTGCCGATGGTGGTGGACGAGGTGAAGGTGGTAGCCGATGGGGTGAAAAGCCTGCGGCTGTGCCGGATCGACGGTGCTCCCCTGCCGTCGTGGCGGCCGGGCGCGCACCTCGACCTGGTCCTGCCGTCCGGTCGTGTCCGGCAGTATTCGCTGTGCGGCTTCCCCGAGGACCCGCATTCGTACCGCATCGCCGTGCGGCGCATCGAGAACGGGAACGGCGGTTCCCGCGAAATCCACGAGGCGATCGACAGCGGCACGCGACTCACCGCACGCGGCCCGCGCAACGCGTTTCCCTTCGTCAGCGGCGATTCCTACCAGTTCATCGCGGGCGGTATCGGGATCACGCCGATCCTGCCGATGGTGCGCGCCGCCGCGAAGGCAGGCGTGGACTGGCGGCTCGTCTACACCGGCCGTGACCGCGCCTCGATGCCGTTCCTCGATGAATTGTCCACATTGGACGTATCACGGGTGTGGATCCGCCCGGACACCGAGTACGGCATTCCCGCCTCAGGCGCCGAACTGCTCGAACAGACCCCGGCGGGCGCTCACGTCTACTGCTGCGGTCCCATCCCGATGATCACCTCGGTACGCACGGACCTGCCCGCGAGCCGCGCACGCACCGTCCACTTCGAACGCTTCGCCGAACCACCGATCGTGGACGGCAAGCCGTTCCGGATCGAACTGCGCCGCACCGGCACCACCGTGGACGTCCCCGCCGACCGATCCGCTCTGGAGGCGATCCGCGCGGTCCGCCCGGACGTCGCCTACTCCTGCCGCCAAGGCTTCTGCGGCACCTGCCGGGTACGCGTGCTGAACGGCCCGGACCCCGACATGCTGATCTGCGTCGGCCGCGGCACCGGCACCATCGCACTGGACCTCTGA
- a CDS encoding class I SAM-dependent methyltransferase, giving the protein MFTDSYRYPDAGDRVTASFIERHEPYSGYWVASERLALERLTERLGTGPRERVRALDAGCGFGRLLPWLSRRAATITAADPDPSRLAAAREQRDALEPGTEITFSDADSSSIGGGPYDLLLSSHVIQHVPTGVVGTILRDLARLAAPGAALVLCYSRSPFGRGAYTLDVLENGEIRSEPIDRARFDEVVSGPGIPDTLPVRLLDPAELHAEAAEAGWTLDWEWTYHVLDDLAGLDAHGDRDELVNESPLLVREAGRDMVSLFRRTARA; this is encoded by the coding sequence GTGTTCACCGACAGCTACCGGTACCCCGACGCCGGCGACCGGGTCACGGCTTCGTTCATCGAGCGCCATGAGCCGTACTCCGGCTACTGGGTGGCCAGCGAACGCCTGGCGCTGGAGCGCCTGACCGAGCGGCTCGGCACCGGCCCGCGCGAACGTGTCCGCGCGCTGGACGCGGGCTGCGGGTTCGGGCGGTTGCTGCCGTGGCTCAGCCGCCGGGCGGCGACGATCACCGCAGCCGACCCCGATCCCAGCCGCCTCGCCGCCGCGCGCGAACAGCGTGACGCGCTGGAACCCGGCACCGAGATCACCTTCTCCGACGCCGACAGCTCGAGCATCGGCGGCGGCCCGTACGACCTGCTGTTGTCCAGCCACGTGATCCAGCACGTGCCGACCGGCGTGGTCGGCACGATCCTGCGTGACCTCGCAAGGCTCGCGGCACCGGGCGCGGCGCTCGTGTTGTGCTACAGCCGTTCACCTTTCGGCCGCGGTGCTTACACACTCGATGTGCTCGAAAACGGGGAAATCCGCTCCGAGCCGATCGACCGCGCCCGCTTCGACGAGGTGGTCAGCGGCCCCGGGATTCCGGACACGCTGCCCGTCCGCCTGCTCGACCCGGCGGAGCTGCACGCGGAGGCGGCTGAGGCGGGCTGGACGCTGGACTGGGAGTGGACCTACCACGTGCTCGACGACCTGGCCGGGTTGGACGCGCACGGCGATCGCGACGAGCTCGTCAACGAATCACCGCTGCTGGTCCGGGAAGCGGGCCGCGACATGGTGAGCCTGTTCCGGCGGACGGCGAGAGCATGA
- a CDS encoding sensor histidine kinase — protein MVRVRLEYRRLPPFTQDVGIALLYFAGGSLLYFSGIYPIFGQPAHLIWTRFLLLALVCSLQLLRRRKPALALVLAAVPFGADIWLGMSAPILIAFSDHLYAATLYGSRRLSRTMIGLAATATTGAVVIALILAEDWRTAVLAAVAAVPFIITPVWWASNIRTHREIALRERANARQLARIAELDRNAAVAGERARMARDLHDVIAGHLSAIAIQSEAALSIADGADPDTMRKVLKSVRGNSVDALEEMRAMIGLLRSAGVGEDETTAPARLGELSKLVESARASGVAVTVANEIEPEVALPAAVDLTAYRITQEALTNAVKHAPGTSAAVRLRLDGKILTVEVTNELTTPGRCSDTGHGLLNMRERAQAIGGSFTAGPAEPGWRVFAALPIGGQSS, from the coding sequence ATGGTCCGCGTGCGACTGGAATACCGTCGGCTGCCGCCGTTCACCCAGGACGTCGGCATCGCCCTGCTCTACTTCGCCGGCGGCTCGCTGCTGTACTTCTCCGGCATCTACCCGATCTTCGGCCAGCCCGCGCACCTGATCTGGACGCGCTTCCTGCTGCTGGCGCTCGTGTGCTCCCTGCAACTGCTGCGCCGCCGCAAACCCGCGCTGGCGCTGGTGCTGGCGGCCGTCCCGTTCGGCGCCGACATCTGGCTCGGCATGTCCGCGCCGATCCTGATCGCCTTCTCCGACCACCTCTACGCCGCCACGCTCTACGGCTCGCGGCGCCTGAGCCGAACCATGATCGGGCTCGCCGCGACGGCCACGACCGGCGCCGTGGTGATCGCGCTGATCCTCGCCGAGGACTGGCGCACCGCGGTGCTCGCCGCGGTGGCCGCGGTGCCGTTCATCATCACGCCGGTGTGGTGGGCGTCCAACATCCGCACCCACCGCGAGATCGCGCTCCGGGAACGCGCCAACGCCCGGCAACTCGCCCGGATCGCCGAACTGGACCGCAACGCCGCGGTCGCCGGTGAACGCGCCAGGATGGCCCGCGACCTGCACGACGTGATCGCCGGGCACCTGTCCGCCATCGCGATCCAGTCCGAGGCCGCTCTGTCCATCGCGGACGGCGCCGATCCGGACACCATGCGCAAGGTCCTGAAATCGGTGCGCGGGAACAGCGTCGACGCGCTCGAGGAGATGCGCGCGATGATCGGCCTGCTGCGCTCGGCCGGGGTCGGCGAGGACGAGACCACCGCGCCCGCCCGCCTCGGCGAACTGTCCAAACTGGTCGAATCGGCGCGCGCGAGCGGCGTGGCGGTGACCGTGGCCAACGAGATCGAGCCCGAGGTCGCGCTGCCCGCCGCGGTGGACCTGACCGCCTACCGGATCACCCAGGAGGCGCTGACCAACGCGGTCAAGCACGCGCCGGGCACCTCGGCGGCGGTGCGCCTGCGGCTCGACGGCAAGATCCTCACCGTGGAAGTCACCAACGAGCTGACCACCCCCGGGCGGTGCTCGGACACCGGGCACGGCCTGCTCAACATGCGCGAGCGCGCGCAGGCCATCGGCGGCTCCTTCACCGCGGGCCCGGCCGAACCGGGCTGGCGGGTCTTCGCCGCACTGCCGATCGGAGGACAGTCCTCGTGA
- a CDS encoding response regulator has protein sequence MSIRVLVADDHGAIRAGLVMILNHAEGIEVVGEAADGATAVRQARALRPDVTLMDVRMPGVGGIAATRELVAEQLGQVLVLTTFDLDEYVYASLRAGAAGFLLKSVEAARLVEAVRLVHAGEGVLAPQITRKLISAFATAAPPKPATPPGLAELTDREREVLGCLGEGLSNAQIASRLFIGETTVKTHVSRVLTKLDLRSRVQAAILAQESGLAGQQR, from the coding sequence GTGAGCATCCGCGTCCTCGTCGCCGACGACCACGGCGCCATCCGCGCCGGGCTGGTGATGATCCTGAACCACGCCGAGGGCATCGAGGTGGTCGGTGAGGCGGCCGACGGCGCCACCGCGGTCCGCCAGGCCAGGGCCCTGCGCCCGGACGTCACGCTGATGGACGTCCGCATGCCCGGCGTCGGCGGCATCGCCGCCACCCGCGAGCTGGTCGCCGAGCAGCTCGGCCAGGTCCTCGTGCTGACCACCTTCGACCTCGACGAGTACGTCTACGCCTCGCTGCGCGCGGGCGCGGCGGGCTTCCTGCTCAAGTCGGTCGAGGCGGCGCGGCTGGTGGAGGCGGTCCGCCTGGTGCACGCCGGGGAGGGCGTGCTCGCGCCGCAGATCACCCGCAAGCTGATCAGCGCCTTCGCCACCGCCGCGCCCCCGAAACCCGCCACCCCACCCGGGCTGGCCGAGCTGACCGACCGGGAGCGCGAGGTGCTCGGCTGCCTCGGCGAGGGCCTGTCGAACGCGCAGATCGCGAGCAGGCTGTTCATCGGCGAGACCACGGTGAAGACGCACGTGTCGCGCGTGCTGACCAAGCTGGACCTGCGCTCGCGGGTGCAGGCGGCCATCCTGGCGCAGGAATCGGGCCTGGCCGGACAGCAGCGCTGA
- a CDS encoding amidohydrolase family protein, giving the protein MPRLDAHHHLWSQAGIDRGDYPWMPPDGPLPEEYLPDRLAPELAAADVTGTIVVQAAPSVAETRFLLDLAARTEFVLGVTGWLPLEQPDALAELAADPYFVGVRPMLQDLPDDDWIGRPEVRPGLLALADAGVRFEALTFTRHLPTLYAVLSDLPELTVVLDHLSKPSYDWEADDGWRAWMGRLAELPNTWCKLSGLLTEVDTGAPVDRFVPYAAFAFDRFGEDRVLFGSDWPVCRLRAEYGDVVRFTEQLISAAGLGDAEGFWRSNAERCYGVRLR; this is encoded by the coding sequence GTGCCCCGCCTCGACGCGCACCACCACCTCTGGAGCCAGGCCGGTATCGACCGCGGTGACTACCCGTGGATGCCACCCGACGGCCCGCTGCCGGAGGAGTACCTGCCGGACCGCCTGGCGCCCGAGCTGGCCGCCGCGGACGTGACCGGGACGATCGTCGTGCAGGCCGCGCCGAGCGTCGCCGAGACCCGGTTCCTGCTCGACCTGGCCGCGCGCACCGAGTTCGTCCTCGGGGTGACCGGCTGGCTCCCGCTCGAGCAGCCGGACGCGCTGGCCGAGCTGGCGGCCGACCCGTACTTCGTGGGCGTGCGCCCGATGCTCCAGGACCTGCCGGACGACGACTGGATCGGCAGGCCCGAGGTCCGTCCCGGGTTGCTCGCGCTGGCCGATGCCGGGGTCCGGTTCGAGGCGCTGACCTTCACCCGGCACCTGCCGACGTTGTACGCCGTGCTGAGCGACCTGCCCGAGCTGACCGTCGTGCTCGACCACCTGTCCAAGCCGTCGTACGACTGGGAGGCGGACGACGGCTGGCGGGCGTGGATGGGCAGGCTGGCCGAGCTGCCGAACACGTGGTGCAAGCTCTCCGGGCTGCTCACCGAAGTGGACACCGGTGCGCCGGTCGACCGGTTCGTTCCGTACGCGGCCTTCGCCTTCGACCGGTTCGGCGAGGACCGGGTGCTGTTCGGCAGCGACTGGCCGGTTTGCCGCCTGCGCGCCGAATACGGCGACGTGGTCCGGTTCACCGAGCAGCTGATCTCCGCGGCCGGCCTGGGCGACGCGGAGGGGTTCTGGCGGTCCAACGCCGAACGCTGCTACGGCGTCCGGCTCCGGTGA
- a CDS encoding DUF7455 domain-containing protein: MTSPTLTRPELTAADRCDRCGAAAQVRAVLRNGGELLFCGHHARAHEDKLKELEANIERG; this comes from the coding sequence ATGACTTCACCCACGCTCACCCGCCCCGAACTGACCGCTGCGGACCGTTGCGACCGGTGCGGCGCGGCGGCCCAGGTTCGAGCCGTGCTCCGCAACGGCGGCGAGTTGCTCTTCTGCGGCCACCACGCCAGGGCCCACGAGGACAAGCTCAAGGAGCTCGAAGCGAACATCGAGCGGGGCTGA
- a CDS encoding ROK family protein — protein MTSTPVARPDEVRRHNRTTLLRLLHVGGPVTRAALATELGLNRSTIKTLVDSLAEAGVVEERVPRPGRGAGRPSLLVLPQPQAAVVLAVDIQVEHVALALVGFGGQILGRNSWNLRGRSREPDEVITHVIESAGMLAADLGVQPIGTGVSVPGVVRRSDGYVHQAPNLRWTDVALGERLGSVLRMPVVVGNDAELGAVAEHLRGVAKGSSDAVYVSADVGVGGGVIADGSSLRGAAGYIGELGHMVIRPGGRDCYCGSSGCWETEVGEAALRRALDVSEETPRGVLLVELRELEKDPAKALEKLGEFAEWLTLGLVNVVNLLGPQLVVLGELFGMLPEEVVRQVTAEVQRRSMVSRAVGGTRIVPSALGVDVKLLGAAEVAFEGVLDTV, from the coding sequence GTGACCAGCACGCCCGTTGCACGACCCGACGAGGTGCGCAGGCACAATCGCACGACCCTGCTGCGTTTGCTGCACGTGGGCGGCCCGGTCACCCGGGCCGCCCTGGCCACTGAACTGGGCCTCAACCGCAGCACCATCAAAACGCTGGTGGACAGCCTCGCCGAGGCGGGAGTGGTCGAAGAGCGGGTGCCGCGACCTGGCCGGGGTGCCGGGCGACCCTCACTGCTCGTGCTGCCGCAGCCGCAGGCCGCGGTGGTGCTCGCGGTGGACATCCAGGTCGAGCACGTGGCGCTCGCGCTGGTCGGCTTCGGCGGGCAGATCCTCGGCCGCAACAGCTGGAACCTGCGCGGCCGCTCGCGGGAACCGGACGAGGTGATCACGCACGTCATCGAGTCGGCGGGCATGCTCGCCGCCGACCTCGGCGTGCAGCCGATCGGCACCGGTGTCTCGGTGCCCGGCGTGGTCCGGCGCTCCGACGGGTACGTGCACCAGGCGCCGAACCTGCGCTGGACCGACGTGGCGCTCGGCGAGCGGCTCGGCTCGGTGCTGCGGATGCCGGTGGTCGTCGGCAACGACGCCGAGCTGGGCGCGGTCGCGGAGCACCTGCGCGGGGTCGCCAAGGGCTCGTCGGACGCGGTGTACGTGTCGGCGGACGTCGGAGTCGGCGGCGGCGTGATCGCCGACGGCTCCTCGCTGCGTGGCGCGGCCGGCTACATCGGTGAACTCGGGCACATGGTCATCCGGCCCGGCGGGCGTGACTGCTACTGCGGCAGCAGCGGCTGCTGGGAGACCGAGGTCGGCGAGGCGGCGCTTCGGCGGGCCCTGGACGTCTCCGAGGAGACCCCGCGCGGGGTGCTGCTGGTGGAGCTGCGGGAGCTGGAGAAGGACCCGGCCAAGGCGCTCGAGAAGCTCGGCGAGTTCGCCGAGTGGCTGACGCTGGGCCTGGTCAACGTGGTGAACCTGCTCGGCCCGCAGCTGGTGGTGCTGGGTGAGCTGTTCGGCATGCTGCCGGAAGAGGTCGTGCGCCAGGTCACCGCCGAGGTGCAGCGGCGCAGCATGGTCAGCCGCGCGGTCGGGGGCACCCGGATCGTGCCGTCGGCGCTGGGCGTGGACGTCAAACTGCTCGGCGCCGCCGAGGTCGCCTTCGAAGGCGTTCTGGACACGGTCTGA
- a CDS encoding sugar ABC transporter permease — MTETPAKPAEPEATGSGSAKAAISDFGIDTTSMSTAEAVRDYLSRLRAGQLGSLPALLGLIVLVAVFAGMSDVFLSLNNIANLLAQGAGQTIIAMGIVFVLLIGEIDLAAGTASGVTAAVMAMHYVENGNLLGGMGSTVFYIFVLVLGVGAALAIFLRLWAGAVLSVVAIAIAMLGIAANPWVEMLLALCVGAAIGSITGFLVSKIGMPSFVVTLALFLAWQGVILQFIGDGGVLGISSSSVLDKVANGNLSTFGSWLLFVVGAGGFAAVTLGRHFTRLKRGLVTQPTPLVLFKVGGVAVLGAVATYLLTINRAPSPTIVISGVPYVVPIVLVLLTIGTYVLNRTRYGRHIYAVGGNAEAARRAGINVTKIRASVFVVSSAVAAVGAIVYSSKVGSVDPQAGGLNTLLFAVGAAVIGGTSLFGGKGRVFDAVIGGTVLAVVANGLGLLKQPAAVVSIVTGLVLLLAASVDALSRRRAAASPR; from the coding sequence ATGACTGAGACCCCCGCCAAGCCGGCCGAGCCGGAGGCGACCGGCTCCGGTTCGGCGAAGGCCGCGATCTCCGACTTCGGGATCGACACCACCTCGATGTCCACCGCGGAAGCCGTCCGCGACTACCTCTCCCGGTTGCGCGCCGGGCAGCTCGGTTCGCTGCCCGCGCTGCTCGGGCTGATCGTCCTGGTCGCGGTGTTCGCCGGGATGTCGGACGTGTTCCTCTCGCTGAACAACATCGCGAACCTGCTGGCGCAGGGCGCCGGGCAGACGATCATCGCGATGGGCATCGTGTTCGTGCTGCTGATCGGTGAGATCGACCTAGCGGCGGGCACCGCCTCCGGCGTGACCGCCGCGGTGATGGCGATGCACTACGTGGAGAACGGCAACCTGCTCGGCGGCATGGGCTCCACGGTGTTCTACATCTTCGTGCTGGTGCTCGGCGTCGGTGCGGCGCTGGCGATCTTCCTGCGGCTCTGGGCCGGTGCCGTGCTCTCGGTGGTGGCCATCGCGATCGCGATGCTCGGCATCGCGGCCAACCCGTGGGTGGAGATGCTGCTCGCGCTGTGCGTCGGCGCGGCGATCGGCTCGATCACCGGCTTCCTGGTGTCCAAGATCGGCATGCCCTCGTTCGTGGTGACGCTGGCGCTGTTCCTCGCCTGGCAGGGCGTCATCCTGCAGTTCATCGGTGACGGCGGGGTGCTCGGCATCAGCTCGTCGAGCGTGCTGGACAAGGTGGCCAACGGCAACCTGTCCACCTTCGGCAGCTGGCTGCTGTTCGTCGTCGGTGCCGGTGGCTTCGCCGCGGTGACCCTGGGCAGGCACTTCACCCGCCTCAAGCGCGGGCTGGTCACCCAGCCCACCCCGCTGGTGCTGTTCAAGGTCGGCGGTGTCGCCGTGCTCGGCGCGGTGGCCACCTACCTGCTCACGATCAACCGCGCGCCCAGCCCGACCATCGTGATCTCGGGTGTGCCGTACGTGGTGCCGATCGTGCTGGTGCTGCTGACCATCGGCACCTACGTGCTCAACCGCACCCGCTACGGCCGCCACATCTACGCCGTCGGCGGCAACGCCGAGGCGGCGCGCCGCGCGGGCATCAACGTGACCAAGATCCGGGCCAGCGTGTTCGTGGTGTCCTCGGCGGTGGCCGCGGTCGGCGCGATCGTCTACTCGTCCAAGGTCGGTTCGGTGGACCCGCAGGCCGGTGGCCTGAACACGCTGCTGTTCGCGGTCGGCGCGGCGGTGATCGGCGGTACCTCGCTGTTCGGCGGCAAGGGCCGGGTCTTCGACGCGGTCATCGGTGGCACCGTGCTGGCCGTGGTGGCCAACGGCCTCGGCCTGCTCAAGCAGCCCGCCGCGGTGGTCTCCATCGTGACCGGGCTGGTCCTGCTGCTGGCGGCCAGCGTGGACGCGCTCTCGCGGCGCCGCGCGGCGGCTTCCCCGCGCTGA
- a CDS encoding ATP-binding cassette domain-containing protein, whose translation MTVPILELKAVNKSFGPVHVLHDVDFSVRAGEVTALVGDNGAGKSTLVKSIAGIHPTDSGEVLFQGEPVSIKGPKDAADIGIEVVYQDLALADNLDIVQNMFLGRERGSGWLLDEASMEKAARETLASLSVRTVKSVRTPVSALSGGQRQTVAIAKSVLWDSKVVLLDEPTAALGVAQTRQVLDLVRRLAEQGLGVVLISHNMADVFEVADRIAVLYLGRLVADVHTKNVTHGQVVELITAGRSGDLGLARPEAVVL comes from the coding sequence ATGACAGTTCCGATTCTCGAACTCAAAGCGGTGAACAAGAGCTTCGGCCCGGTCCACGTCCTGCACGACGTGGACTTCTCGGTGCGGGCCGGCGAGGTCACCGCGCTGGTCGGCGACAACGGTGCCGGTAAGTCGACGCTGGTCAAGAGCATCGCCGGGATCCACCCGACCGACTCCGGGGAAGTGCTGTTCCAGGGTGAGCCGGTCAGCATCAAGGGCCCGAAGGACGCCGCCGACATCGGCATCGAGGTCGTCTACCAGGATCTGGCGCTGGCCGACAACCTCGACATCGTGCAGAACATGTTCCTCGGCCGGGAGCGCGGCAGCGGCTGGCTGCTCGACGAGGCCAGCATGGAGAAGGCCGCCCGCGAGACGCTGGCGTCGCTGTCGGTGCGCACGGTGAAGTCCGTCCGCACCCCGGTCTCCGCGCTTTCCGGTGGGCAGCGCCAGACCGTGGCCATCGCGAAGTCGGTGCTGTGGGACAGCAAGGTGGTGCTGCTCGACGAGCCGACCGCCGCGCTCGGCGTCGCCCAGACCCGCCAGGTGCTCGACCTGGTCCGCCGCCTCGCCGAGCAGGGCCTCGGTGTGGTGCTGATCAGCCACAACATGGCGGACGTCTTCGAGGTCGCCGACCGCATCGCCGTGCTCTACCTCGGCCGCCTCGTCGCCGACGTGCACACCAAGAACGTCACCCACGGGCAGGTGGTCGAGCTGATCACCGCCGGTCGTTCCGGCGACCTCGGCCTGGCCCGTCCCGAAGCCGTAGTGCTGTAG
- a CDS encoding sugar ABC transporter substrate-binding protein, producing the protein MRRTKTLALFAAAASVTVALAGCGANSEAPPAGGSSGTPTAGQQPAAGGAKVGVVLPETASSARWEGFDKPYLEQALRDAGLDPDVQNAQGDVQKFSTLADGMIAQGVRVLIIASINSEVGSAVATKARNAGIPTIDYDRLNLGGSSDYYVSFDNEKVGELQGQALADALKDKPASQVIEIEGAPTDNNATLFYNGQQRVLGPLYTSGALKLVQKQAIDNWDNQKGGSTFEQILTGNGGKVDGVVAANDGLAGAIITVLKKNGLNGSVPVTGQDATADGLKNILRGDQYMTVFKPIKEEADAAAKLAAALAKGDKAAADAIATGTARDDKGGRDVKSVLLTPQTVLKADIKKVVDQGYVKASEICAGDLQPACAELGIA; encoded by the coding sequence ATGCGCAGGACAAAGACTCTTGCCCTCTTCGCTGCGGCGGCGAGCGTCACGGTCGCTCTCGCAGGGTGCGGGGCGAACAGCGAGGCGCCGCCCGCCGGCGGTTCGAGCGGCACCCCCACCGCCGGCCAGCAGCCCGCCGCCGGCGGTGCCAAGGTCGGTGTGGTGCTGCCGGAGACCGCGAGCTCGGCCCGCTGGGAAGGCTTCGACAAGCCGTACCTCGAGCAGGCGCTGCGTGACGCCGGCCTCGACCCCGACGTGCAGAACGCGCAGGGTGACGTGCAGAAGTTCAGCACGCTCGCCGACGGCATGATCGCCCAGGGCGTCCGGGTGCTGATCATCGCCTCGATCAACAGCGAGGTCGGCAGCGCGGTGGCGACCAAGGCGCGCAACGCCGGCATCCCCACCATCGACTACGACCGCCTCAACCTCGGCGGTTCCTCCGACTACTACGTCTCGTTCGACAACGAGAAGGTCGGCGAACTGCAGGGCCAGGCGCTGGCCGACGCGCTCAAGGACAAGCCGGCCAGCCAGGTCATCGAGATCGAGGGCGCGCCGACGGACAACAACGCCACCCTGTTCTACAACGGCCAGCAGCGCGTGCTCGGCCCGCTGTACACCTCGGGCGCGCTGAAGCTGGTCCAGAAGCAGGCCATCGACAACTGGGACAACCAGAAGGGTGGCTCGACCTTCGAGCAGATCCTGACCGGCAACGGCGGCAAGGTCGACGGCGTGGTCGCCGCGAACGACGGCCTGGCGGGCGCGATCATCACCGTGCTGAAGAAGAACGGCCTCAACGGCTCCGTCCCGGTCACCGGCCAGGACGCCACCGCCGACGGCCTGAAGAACATCCTCCGCGGTGACCAGTACATGACCGTGTTCAAGCCGATCAAGGAAGAGGCCGACGCCGCCGCCAAGCTGGCCGCCGCGCTGGCCAAGGGCGACAAGGCCGCGGCCGACGCGATCGCCACCGGCACCGCCCGCGACGACAAGGGCGGCCGTGACGTCAAGTCCGTGCTGCTGACCCCGCAGACCGTGCTCAAGGCCGACATCAAGAAGGTCGTCGACCAGGGTTACGTCAAGGCGTCGGAGATCTGCGCCGGCGACCTGCAGCCGGCCTGCGCCGAACTCGGCATCGCGTAG